In Melioribacteraceae bacterium 4301-Me, a genomic segment contains:
- the pgeF gene encoding peptidoglycan editing factor PgeF: protein MKIIYSRLFERFPEIIFGFSTKVGLNRPAPYYFNLSLSVGDDSNNVIENRNFFFKQLGLSSNEIAYQRQIHSDLISIVDRAGFVGESDAMITSKKGIGLAISAADCVPIFIYDKKNNLIAAVHSGWRGTYKKILAKTLLKLQYEFNSMPNNLFVCLGPSISQKKYEVGQDVANLFDEKYLIKKNNKFYLNIVQANIDMLLNAGVPENNIEQSNLCTFEEKNLLHSYRRDGKNSGRSLGIIALKNVD from the coding sequence ATGAAAATAATTTACAGCAGATTATTCGAGAGATTTCCAGAAATAATCTTTGGCTTTTCTACTAAAGTGGGATTGAACCGACCTGCCCCGTATTATTTTAACTTATCATTAAGTGTAGGAGATGACTCTAATAATGTAATAGAAAACAGAAATTTCTTTTTTAAACAATTAGGCCTTAGCAGTAATGAAATTGCTTATCAACGGCAAATACACAGCGATTTAATATCAATAGTTGACAGAGCTGGTTTTGTTGGAGAAAGCGATGCAATGATTACAAGTAAAAAAGGAATTGGGTTGGCAATTTCTGCTGCCGATTGCGTTCCTATTTTTATTTACGATAAAAAAAACAATTTAATTGCTGCTGTGCATTCAGGATGGAGGGGTACTTACAAAAAAATTTTAGCTAAGACATTACTTAAATTACAATATGAATTTAATTCGATGCCTAATAATTTATTTGTTTGTTTAGGACCATCTATTTCACAAAAAAAATATGAAGTTGGCCAAGATGTTGCTAATTTGTTCGATGAAAAATATTTGATTAAAAAGAATAACAAATTTTATTTGAATATAGTTCAAGCAAACATTGACATGTTGCTAAACGCAGGGGTTCCGGAAAATAATATTGAACAAAGTAACTTATGCACATTTGAAGAGAAAAATTTATTGCATTCTTACAGAAGAGATGGTAAAAACTCCGGCAGGTCATTAGGCATTATTGCGCTAAAAAATGTTGACTAG
- the folB gene encoding dihydroneopterin aldolase: protein MINIIRLKNASFYAYHGALQEEQNIGGKFEADVDIYTDFSEAAKKDSLKHTINYYDVYKYINTVVHEKKYYLIESIATLIADELLKRYPAIQKIAVRVRKHNVPVGGVIDYVEAEVIKENGKSISDELS, encoded by the coding sequence ATGATTAACATAATTCGCTTAAAAAATGCTTCTTTTTATGCGTATCACGGTGCACTGCAAGAAGAACAAAATATTGGTGGTAAGTTTGAAGCCGATGTAGATATTTACACAGATTTTAGCGAAGCAGCTAAAAAGGACAGCTTAAAACATACTATTAATTATTACGATGTTTATAAGTATATTAATACCGTTGTTCACGAAAAAAAATATTATTTAATTGAATCGATAGCCACCTTAATAGCAGATGAATTGCTAAAACGTTATCCGGCAATTCAAAAAATAGCTGTTAGAGTAAGAAAGCATAATGTTCCTGTTGGTGGTGTTATAGATTACGTTGAAGCTGAAGTAATAAAAGAAAATGGGAAATCAATAAGTGATGAACTCTCATAA
- the folK gene encoding 2-amino-4-hydroxy-6-hydroxymethyldihydropteridine diphosphokinase codes for MNSHKVFLGLGSNKGNREEYIRSALKKISELKETSIKKVSSLYETKPYGNTEQNDFYNLVAEILTRHDIKNLFSELKRIEREVGRIQLDKKWQPREIDIDILFFNDWIYSDGQIEIPHKDLLNRDFVLVPLIEIDPNFVHPYLGISISEIDFSSVQKNIICKFPFEYK; via the coding sequence ATGAACTCTCATAAAGTATTTCTTGGGCTTGGTTCCAATAAGGGTAATAGAGAAGAATACATCAGATCTGCTTTAAAAAAAATTAGCGAACTTAAAGAAACAAGCATTAAAAAAGTATCTTCTCTTTACGAAACAAAGCCTTACGGTAATACAGAACAAAACGATTTTTATAATTTAGTTGCCGAAATACTCACTCGGCATGATATTAAGAATCTTTTCAGTGAGTTGAAGCGTATAGAAAGAGAAGTTGGCAGAATACAATTGGACAAAAAATGGCAGCCAAGAGAAATCGATATTGATATTCTTTTTTTTAATGATTGGATTTATTCAGACGGTCAAATTGAAATTCCTCATAAGGATTTACTGAATAGAGACTTTGTGTTAGTGCCACTAATTGAAATTGACCCTAATTTTGTGCATCCTTATTTGGGAATAAGCATAAGTGAAATAGATTTTTCTTCTGTTCAAAAAAATATTATTTGTAAATTCCCATTTGAGTACAAATAA
- a CDS encoding deoxynucleoside kinase encodes MIEIKYIAIEGVIGAGKTTLAQKLADRLQANLVLEEFESNPFLEKFYEDRKRYAFQTQMFFLVNRFKQQQLLNQGNLFSSYIVSDYIFEKDKIFAYLNLSGDELKLYETIFPLLERNLPKPDLVIYLQSGIDRLISNIRKRGRKIERNLTRAYLVELSEAYNNFFFKYNTTPLLIVNSNDIDFVNNKNDFDLLFNQIFRDDRGFIEYFNPEIRG; translated from the coding sequence ATGATAGAAATAAAATATATTGCAATTGAAGGTGTAATTGGTGCAGGTAAAACTACACTTGCACAAAAATTAGCTGACCGACTTCAAGCTAATCTTGTCTTAGAAGAATTTGAATCCAATCCCTTCTTAGAAAAATTTTATGAAGATAGGAAAAGATATGCTTTCCAAACTCAAATGTTTTTTCTTGTAAATCGTTTTAAACAACAACAGTTACTCAATCAAGGAAATTTATTTTCATCGTATATCGTTTCAGATTACATTTTTGAAAAAGACAAAATTTTTGCATACCTAAATCTTTCAGGCGATGAGCTTAAACTTTACGAAACAATTTTTCCATTGCTTGAACGTAACTTGCCTAAACCAGATTTGGTAATTTATTTACAGTCCGGAATAGACCGTCTTATTTCAAATATTAGAAAAAGAGGCAGAAAAATTGAAAGGAATTTAACACGCGCTTATTTAGTTGAACTTTCGGAAGCTTATAATAATTTTTTCTTTAAATATAATACTACGCCGTTGTTAATTGTTAACTCAAACGATATTGATTTTGTAAATAACAAGAATGATTTTGATTTACTTTTTAACCAAATCTTTCGGGATGATAGGGGGTTTATTGAATATTTTAACCCAGAAATAAGAGGTTGA
- a CDS encoding glycosyltransferase family 9 protein produces MPIKKIFQRILTNFIKRFFSVAELNTKNLGHPQKILLIRQHNQFGDMLASVPLFRAIKEKFPNSNLTLIASPENYYAVTKNNFIDELFIFDKRKIINPLYLLKLKKTLKANYDLAVVPATVAISKTSCILAALSDAKIKIGPSSLNGKVNELSSLFNFKIKLNWQKYPDIHVSDFIQDILRPFGISTKNLKTQITIEKDDLKTAEDFIETLKGNTNHEVVNSHKLVVGLHIGAGKRLNRWSIEKFLQLTNLLSVAYEVVFYFTGSKSDKEELNYVKKIFGENTAFFIDHSIPELAALISLSDLFITNDTGVMHVAGATDTPQISIFGPTNPYNWAPMGPNKYFVRKSDLTDDVTVEDVFLLCKLILEKKTSEKNKSNLI; encoded by the coding sequence ATGCCAATCAAAAAAATATTTCAAAGGATTCTAACAAATTTTATAAAAAGATTTTTTTCTGTTGCGGAACTAAACACTAAAAATTTAGGCCACCCACAAAAAATTTTACTAATTCGACAGCATAACCAATTTGGTGATATGCTCGCTTCCGTACCTCTCTTTAGAGCTATTAAAGAAAAATTTCCAAATTCTAATTTGACCCTTATTGCAAGTCCAGAAAACTATTATGCCGTTACCAAAAATAATTTTATAGATGAACTTTTCATTTTTGATAAAAGGAAAATTATAAACCCTTTGTATTTGTTAAAACTAAAGAAAACCTTAAAAGCAAATTATGATTTAGCCGTAGTGCCAGCAACAGTAGCAATCTCCAAAACAAGCTGCATTTTAGCTGCGCTTAGCGATGCTAAAATTAAAATTGGTCCTTCTTCTCTAAACGGTAAAGTAAATGAATTAAGCAGCCTTTTCAATTTTAAAATTAAACTCAATTGGCAGAAATATCCTGACATACATGTTTCCGATTTTATCCAAGATATTTTGCGACCATTTGGAATCAGCACAAAAAACTTAAAAACGCAAATTACCATTGAAAAAGATGACCTTAAAACCGCAGAAGATTTTATTGAAACTTTGAAGGGAAACACTAACCACGAAGTGGTGAATTCTCATAAATTAGTTGTTGGACTGCATATTGGAGCAGGCAAACGATTGAATAGATGGAGTATTGAGAAATTTTTGCAGTTAACCAATCTACTTTCTGTTGCTTACGAAGTTGTATTCTATTTTACAGGCAGCAAGAGCGATAAGGAAGAATTAAATTATGTAAAAAAAATATTTGGTGAAAATACAGCCTTTTTTATCGACCATAGTATTCCCGAATTGGCTGCATTGATTTCTTTATCCGACTTGTTTATTACAAATGATACTGGTGTTATGCATGTAGCCGGTGCAACTGATACCCCTCAAATTTCTATTTTTGGTCCTACAAATCCGTATAATTGGGCACCTATGGGACCAAATAAGTATTTTGTTAGAAAATCAGATTTAACTGATGATGTTACAGTTGAAGATGTATTCTTACTTTGTAAGCTTATTTTAGAAAAAAAAACTTCAGAAAAAAATAAATCCAATTTGATATGA
- a CDS encoding HD domain-containing protein — MNNTNFAAIDVGTNSFHLIVVNIKEDGNFEIIDREKEVIRLSEGSAGDIKEIKEEAMQRAITTLSHFKAIADSHQAKIRAVGTSAVREALNRNVFIERVLQKTGIEIEVVNGQEEARLIYLGTMKAVPIFNKRALVIDIGGGSTEFILGRKGIPEFSVSIKIGAVRLSQKFFPDYKLTKERIKECEHWVEVEIFPLIKKIKEKGFDICVGSSGTIMSTGFMILSRRKNSVSNNTLLNNFEFTSEELFDIRKEILNAKTVDKRKKIKGMDEKRADIFPAGIIILSKIFELFELKKMTISAYALREGIVIDTIHKEKESYSALSDIRRESVKHLMNTCNYDKNHCKHIASLSLKLFDQLKPLHKLEEYTKEYLEAAALLHDIGYHISHNNHHRHSYYIIKNSELLGFTENEIDIIANIARYHRKSHPKETHSEFAVLPEKCRNIVLKLSSILRIADAFDRTHSKVVTDIHPHIYSNRVELQLICRDGLSPDIELWSLERRKGLFEQVFNKKVVVKT, encoded by the coding sequence ATGAACAACACAAATTTTGCAGCAATTGATGTCGGCACAAATTCTTTTCATTTAATAGTAGTCAATATAAAAGAAGATGGGAATTTTGAAATAATTGACCGTGAAAAAGAAGTAATTCGTTTGAGTGAAGGAAGTGCTGGTGATATAAAAGAAATTAAAGAAGAAGCGATGCAAAGAGCTATTACAACTTTAAGCCATTTTAAAGCTATCGCTGATTCTCATCAGGCTAAAATTAGAGCAGTAGGTACAAGCGCTGTTAGGGAAGCACTAAATCGAAATGTTTTTATTGAAAGAGTTTTGCAAAAAACAGGTATTGAAATTGAGGTGGTAAATGGACAAGAAGAAGCAAGGTTAATTTACCTGGGCACCATGAAGGCAGTCCCAATATTTAATAAAAGAGCTCTTGTTATCGATATTGGTGGAGGCAGCACAGAATTTATTTTGGGCAGAAAGGGAATACCAGAGTTTTCTGTAAGCATAAAAATTGGTGCAGTTAGACTTTCGCAAAAATTTTTCCCAGATTATAAACTCACCAAAGAAAGAATAAAAGAATGTGAACACTGGGTAGAAGTAGAAATATTTCCCCTCATTAAAAAAATTAAAGAAAAAGGCTTTGATATTTGTGTGGGCTCATCCGGCACTATTATGTCAACAGGATTTATGATACTGTCTCGCCGAAAAAATTCAGTATCGAACAATACTCTTCTTAATAATTTTGAATTTACATCTGAAGAACTGTTTGATATTCGCAAGGAAATTCTAAATGCTAAAACAGTTGATAAAAGAAAAAAAATTAAGGGTATGGATGAAAAAAGAGCTGACATTTTTCCAGCGGGAATAATTATTCTAAGTAAAATATTTGAACTTTTTGAGCTAAAAAAAATGACAATATCTGCTTATGCTTTAAGAGAGGGAATTGTTATTGATACTATTCATAAGGAAAAAGAAAGTTATTCTGCTTTAAGTGATATACGCAGAGAAAGTGTGAAACATTTAATGAATACTTGTAATTATGATAAAAATCACTGCAAACACATTGCAAGTCTTTCTTTGAAACTATTCGACCAATTAAAACCGCTGCATAAACTTGAAGAGTATACAAAAGAATATTTGGAAGCTGCTGCTTTGTTGCATGATATAGGCTATCATATTTCTCATAATAACCACCACCGCCACTCATATTATATTATTAAAAATAGTGAACTGCTCGGCTTTACTGAAAATGAAATTGATATTATTGCTAATATTGCACGATACCATCGCAAAAGTCACCCTAAAGAAACTCATTCGGAGTTTGCAGTTCTGCCAGAAAAATGCCGTAATATTGTACTGAAATTATCGTCAATATTAAGAATTGCTGATGCATTCGATAGGACTCATTCAAAAGTCGTTACAGATATACATCCACATATTTATAGTAACAGAGTAGAATTACAACTGATATGCAGAGATGGTCTATCGCCTGATATAGAATTATGGAGTTTAGAGCGACGCAAAGGTTTGTTTGAACAAGTCTTTAATAAAAAAGTTGTTGTAAAGACTTAA
- a CDS encoding PAS domain S-box protein produces MLQAIILVDKTGKIVRLNEHVEQLFGYTSQELLGQNVEMLIPEQFRRQHVKDRNDYLASPKMRPMGSGLDLFAQRKDGTFFQADISLTPIETKEGVLTMAIIRDITEQTRLIRFTENILSTISSALIAIDKDFKIISVNRSFCEFFEINRKEVENKHVNEILNYIGLPEKYRSMILQRQKFHNVECAFVIPKKGIRTVQLTLSGIRVAEEEEEEEVLLVIDDITERKRAEAELRESEERFRLLAESALTGIYLIQDQKFLYVNESLAKIFGYKVEEIIGKLGPVDLTHPNDRPRVLENIKKRVTGEVQGLRYDFCGVKKDGSTIFVEVHGRRIEYGGKVGIIGTLVDITERKLSEQKLRDTLSLLYATLESTADGILVVNLEGKIVSFNQKFIQMWRIPSAVIASGDDKKALSFVLNQLKDPESFLKKVNELYSQPEAKSNDILIFKDGRIFERYSQPQKIGDKIVGRVWSFRDVTERKLAEEALRESEAKFRNVFETANEGILITDENEIIKDVNQKFADMVDYSVNELINKNFEFLLFEEDLPEHNKMMSERKKGITGNYERRLLKKDGSTIWTLVSASPIIDSTGEYKGSFGMFTNITERKQMEQDLIVAKEKAEEMSKLKTNFLTTMSHELRTPFVGIIGYAELLAESLSNPNDREMAIGILEGSKRMVDTLSKILNLSKLESEKIELAFKKIDLKELVENLCRDFKGAALQKGISLNTKINLENSFIECDESLLLDILRNLISNAIIYTNKGGVEVTVNSLIKNGRNLLQIKVSDTGIGIPKSKQEIIWQEFRQASEGTTREFQGVGLGLSIVKKSVELLGGKIHLESEIEKGSVFTVELPLENVTSQRKISTKTSIEKGHS; encoded by the coding sequence ATGCTGCAAGCAATTATTCTTGTTGACAAAACAGGCAAAATTGTTCGTTTGAATGAGCATGTAGAGCAACTTTTTGGCTACACTAGTCAAGAATTGCTTGGTCAAAATGTTGAGATGCTTATTCCTGAGCAATTTCGCAGACAACATGTAAAGGACAGAAATGATTATTTGGCTTCACCTAAAATGCGTCCTATGGGCTCTGGATTAGACTTATTTGCACAGCGAAAAGATGGGACTTTTTTTCAAGCAGATATTTCACTTACTCCTATTGAAACAAAAGAAGGCGTTCTTACTATGGCAATTATCCGCGATATAACAGAACAAACACGCCTAATTCGATTTACTGAAAATATTTTATCAACTATTTCATCAGCTTTAATTGCAATCGATAAAGATTTTAAAATTATTTCTGTTAACAGAAGTTTTTGTGAGTTCTTTGAAATTAATCGTAAAGAAGTTGAAAATAAACATGTTAATGAAATTCTTAATTATATAGGCTTACCTGAAAAATACCGAAGTATGATACTCCAGCGTCAAAAATTCCATAATGTTGAATGTGCTTTTGTAATTCCTAAAAAAGGTATTAGAACAGTCCAACTTACTCTTTCTGGAATACGTGTTGCAGAAGAAGAAGAAGAAGAAGAAGTGCTGCTGGTGATTGACGACATTACAGAGCGTAAAAGAGCTGAAGCAGAACTGCGCGAAAGCGAAGAGCGTTTTCGTTTACTTGCTGAATCTGCACTTACTGGCATTTATCTTATTCAAGATCAAAAATTTTTATATGTTAATGAATCATTAGCAAAAATATTTGGCTATAAAGTAGAAGAGATTATTGGCAAGTTAGGTCCGGTTGATTTAACCCATCCAAACGATAGACCACGCGTACTTGAAAATATTAAGAAGCGTGTTACTGGAGAAGTACAAGGCTTGAGATATGATTTTTGTGGGGTCAAAAAAGATGGTAGCACCATTTTCGTTGAGGTACACGGTAGGCGGATAGAATACGGTGGTAAAGTAGGGATAATTGGCACTCTTGTGGATATTACTGAACGCAAATTATCAGAACAGAAACTTAGGGATACACTTTCTTTGCTTTATGCTACATTGGAATCTACTGCCGATGGTATTCTTGTAGTTAACCTTGAAGGGAAGATAGTCAGTTTCAATCAGAAATTTATTCAGATGTGGCGTATTCCATCTGCAGTAATTGCATCCGGAGACGACAAAAAAGCTTTGTCGTTTGTTCTAAACCAACTGAAAGATCCTGAAAGCTTTCTGAAAAAGGTCAATGAGTTATATTCACAACCAGAAGCCAAGAGCAATGATATATTAATTTTCAAAGACGGCAGAATTTTTGAGCGCTATTCTCAGCCGCAAAAGATAGGTGATAAAATAGTTGGCAGGGTGTGGAGTTTTCGAGATGTGACTGAACGCAAATTAGCTGAGGAAGCTTTACGTGAAAGTGAGGCTAAATTTAGAAATGTTTTTGAAACTGCCAATGAGGGAATTTTAATCACTGATGAAAACGAAATTATCAAGGATGTTAATCAAAAATTTGCAGATATGGTTGACTATTCAGTTAATGAGTTGATTAACAAAAATTTTGAGTTTCTTTTATTTGAAGAAGATTTGCCAGAACATAATAAAATGATGTCTGAAAGAAAAAAAGGTATCACTGGAAATTATGAAAGGCGCCTCCTTAAAAAAGACGGTTCAACAATTTGGACTTTAGTTTCTGCCTCACCAATTATAGACTCTACCGGCGAATATAAAGGTTCCTTCGGTATGTTTACCAACATAACCGAACGCAAGCAGATGGAACAAGATTTAATAGTAGCAAAAGAAAAAGCCGAAGAAATGAGTAAGCTTAAAACTAATTTTCTTACAACAATGAGTCATGAACTTAGAACACCCTTTGTTGGAATTATTGGTTATGCCGAATTATTAGCCGAGTCGCTGTCTAATCCAAATGATAGGGAAATGGCAATTGGTATTTTAGAAGGTTCAAAAAGAATGGTTGATACACTATCAAAAATATTGAATCTTTCCAAGTTAGAATCAGAAAAGATTGAACTGGCTTTTAAGAAAATTGACCTCAAAGAGTTAGTAGAAAATCTTTGCAGGGATTTTAAGGGCGCAGCTTTGCAAAAAGGTATATCACTCAATACAAAAATAAACTTAGAAAATTCATTTATCGAATGCGATGAATCTCTGCTGCTTGATATTTTAAGAAATCTTATAAGTAATGCAATAATTTATACGAATAAAGGCGGTGTTGAAGTCACTGTTAATAGTTTAATAAAAAATGGAAGGAATTTACTTCAGATAAAAGTTTCTGATACAGGTATTGGGATTCCTAAAAGTAAACAAGAAATTATATGGCAAGAGTTTCGACAAGCAAGTGAAGGTACTACAAGGGAATTTCAAGGCGTGGGGTTAGGCTTATCTATAGTGAAAAAAAGTGTTGAATTATTAGGCGGTAAAATTCATTTAGAAAGTGAAATTGAGAAAGGTTCGGTTTTTACCGTTGAACTCCCATTGGAAAATGTTACTTCCCAAAGAAAAATATCTACTAAAACTAGTATAGAAAAAGGTCACTCATAA